CCTACAACGTAATGTCGTAGCTTGAATGTCATGAATCCCCACCAGCTGCCTCAAGTCATGGTCGCCACCGCTCGTCAGGGAACACTCCAAGAAGTATTGCGCACCATCACCGACGGCATTGCTCAATGCCCGAACACCGTGTTGACACGCATCTGGCTTGCGATCCCCGACCGATCCTGTCCCTTGTGTCGGGACGTCGAAGACCAGACCGACATCAAGGCCCTCCACCTTGCCGCGAGCGCCGGCGTGCCCCATGACAAACAGGCCGACTACAGCCGTGTCGAGGGAGGCTTTCACCGGTTTCCGATCGGTGAACGCAAGATCGGCCGCGTCGCCATAAGCGGTGAACCGCTCTGGCTTGCCGGAGTTCGAGGCGATGAAGACTGGATCGCCGACCCGGCTTGGTTTGCGCGTGAGGAAGTCAGAACTTTCGCAGTGCAGCCTCTAATCTTCCAGGGAGAGGTGCTGGGAGTGCTGGCACTCTTTGATCGCAGCCTGCTGGATACGGAGGCATTCGAGTGGCTGCGCATGTTCGCCGACTATGCGGCAGTGAGTATTGCCAACGCCAGGGCTCGTGAGGAGATCAACCTCCTTCGCGCACGTTTGGAGGAAGAGAATCACTATCTACGGGAGGAAGTCACCGCCGCTCTCGGGATGGGTGAATTCGTCGGAGACAGCGAGGCACTCCAACACGTGCTGCGCCAAATCCAGCTCGTGGCGCCGACCGATGCCGCGGTCCTGATTACCGGAGAGAGCGGCACGGGTAAGGAACTGGTGGCCCGGGCCATCCATGACCGGAGTGCGCGCACAGGACGAGCCTTGATCAAGGTCAACTGCAGCGCCGTGCCGGACGCGTTGTTCGAAAGCGAATTCTTCGGCCATATCAAAGGAGCCTTCACCGGCGCCCTCGGCGACCGCCCTGGGCGCTTCGAACTTGCGGACGGCGGCACGCTCTTCCTCGACGAGATCGGAGAAGTACCGCTGCCGATGCAGGCGAAGCTGCTGCGCGTGCTCCAGGAAGGAGAGTTCGAGCGCGTGGGCGATACCCGCACACGCCAGGTGAATGTGCGAATCGTCGCCGCGACGAATCGAGATCTGAAACGAGAAGTCGAGGCCGGCCGGTTCCGTCAGGATCTCTTCTATCGGCTCAGTGTGTTTCCAATCCACATCCCTCCCCTGCGCGAACGTCGTGACGACATTCCAAAACTCGCGCTGCATTTCGTCGCGCAGAGCGCACAGCGCATGAATCGGCAGGGACCACGGGTCACACAAGCTGTGCTCACTCAACTGGCGGGTCATGATTGGCCGGGTAATGTGCGCGAACTGCAAAATGTCCTCGAACGTGCGGTCATCCTCTCCCAAGGCAAGGCCCTACAGGTCCACTTGCCGGCTTCACCCGCACCAGTCAATGCCCCTACTCTCGCCGTTCCCGTGCCGGTGAAAGTCGCCACACGCGACGACCTGAAACGTCAGGAACGGGAAAGCATCGTGCAGGCACTCCGGCTGGCCAAGGGCAGGATTTTCGGTGCAGACGGCGCGGCGGTCTTGTTGGGCATGAAGCCGACCACGCTTGCGTCACGTATCAAAGCGCTCGGCATCAAGAAGGCAAAGCCGGAACCCTAACTGCGGCAGTCCTCCGCCAGTATGGATGGATATGAGCCAATGGTCTTGGTCTGAGTCTTTCACAATAGCTCGTGGTGTTCGATGTACGGCTCTGACATGCCGGGCAGGCGAACCCATAGCCGTATAGGATCGTCTAAAATTTAACCTCATCCTATTTCCCCTGACGGGCTACGATTCATTCCCCTGATCATCGGATCCCCTTCCACCTTTCGTCCCCTCGTCGACAACAGAATCTGATGATAATCGCTGCCCTGCCAGGTGGTACGGAGTCAGACAACTCCTGCACCGCACAACCCAGAGACATCCATCGGGATAGTAATCGCATTGGAGCATGGGCATCAGTTCAGATTTGCGGCACGAGGGACAGGGCAGGTGACGGAGTTGGAGGCGAAGTGTCATGATCGGCTCGTCGTAGCGCGACATGCGACATCTCCTTCTTCGATGATCCCTCCATCCTCAATGAAGAGGGCATGATCCCATCAATTCACTCACCCACTCTATGCTGCCGTAAACCCCACGGCTCGATCGGTGAATCCTGAAACCGACTGTAGTGCCTCAGCAGACCGTCTCCTGTTTTCAAGGATCATCGCATCGACGATCTCGCCGCACAGGAGACAGCGATACGCGTCCACGCGGAGATCGTGGTTCATCCCAAGATCGTCAATCCGTTCGTTGATCATCAGCCCATCGCATCGCTCGCGGGTCATGATGCGCCTCCATATCCATGACAGACCTGTGTGTTCATGAGGCGATTCTACCTACTGACGCGCCCCCTACTCTGTAAGGCAGCTCACCAGTTGCCAAAGAAAAATAGTTGGGCGGGTTTGTAAGCTAGCTCACGGATGGATTTACCGGACATGCACTAGCATGACGGTTCATCCGCCCTCTCACATGAGATGGAAGCGGTTTCTTCATCACCAGCTACCATTTGAAAGGAGTGCATGATGTCCAAAGCAGCAATCGTCGTGCTGGCCGGTACGGAAACGCATGAAGGGCTCGGGCGTGTCGTGAACGCGCTGGAAGCGGTCAAGGAGTTCAAGGACGGCCACGAGGACGTGCAACTGATTTTTGACGGCGCCGGGGCGCAATGGATTCCCGAACTGGAGAAACCTGATCATAAAC
The Candidatus Nitrospira nitrosa DNA segment above includes these coding regions:
- a CDS encoding DsrE family protein, with the protein product MSKAAIVVLAGTETHEGLGRVVNALEAVKEFKDGHEDVQLIFDGAGAQWIPELEKPDHKLHGLYAAVKDRIGGVCEFCAGAFGVKDAVAACGVKLAGEFEGHPSFKKLVAQGYQVITF
- a CDS encoding sigma-54-dependent Fis family transcriptional regulator, translating into MNPHQLPQVMVATARQGTLQEVLRTITDGIAQCPNTVLTRIWLAIPDRSCPLCRDVEDQTDIKALHLAASAGVPHDKQADYSRVEGGFHRFPIGERKIGRVAISGEPLWLAGVRGDEDWIADPAWFAREEVRTFAVQPLIFQGEVLGVLALFDRSLLDTEAFEWLRMFADYAAVSIANARAREEINLLRARLEEENHYLREEVTAALGMGEFVGDSEALQHVLRQIQLVAPTDAAVLITGESGTGKELVARAIHDRSARTGRALIKVNCSAVPDALFESEFFGHIKGAFTGALGDRPGRFELADGGTLFLDEIGEVPLPMQAKLLRVLQEGEFERVGDTRTRQVNVRIVAATNRDLKREVEAGRFRQDLFYRLSVFPIHIPPLRERRDDIPKLALHFVAQSAQRMNRQGPRVTQAVLTQLAGHDWPGNVRELQNVLERAVILSQGKALQVHLPASPAPVNAPTLAVPVPVKVATRDDLKRQERESIVQALRLAKGRIFGADGAAVLLGMKPTTLASRIKALGIKKAKPEP